From Buchnera aphidicola (Aphis helianthi), the proteins below share one genomic window:
- the rep gene encoding DNA helicase Rep encodes MPLNYIQKNAVEFVNGPCLILAGAGSGKTKVIINKIIYLIKYCQYQPNNIIALTFTNKAAHEIKLRLLEYLSIFQIQQMIISTFHSFGLKIIKKEIDFLELNSNFSLFDEKDQIALLKKITNKKIKNDTKLLKHLIFMISYWKNKFYTPEDVQLLVKSNEEKDFAYFYKKYTIYLRESNTLDFDDLICIPTLLFKKNQIIKNRWQKKITYLLIDEYQDTSTSQYELIKTLTNKNSNFTLVGDDDQSIYSWRGATTQNIFLLQKDFPNLKIIKMEQNYRSYGRILNVANKLISCNPNYFKKKLFSKLKYGNKIKIIIAKNEESEAEKIAQKIICQCTKGKIQYKDYAILYRGNYQSQILEKIFLKRNIPYNISNNSSFFSRPEIKDLLSYLRLIINHNDNYAFIRVLNTPCRRIGITTLNKIEELAIKKNTSFFQISSDPEIKKILRVSTVNKITKFITWINEITLLSFSKPSCILDVIINDIQYESWLSKNLKESDKIKNSVNNIYMLSNWIKSLLKGNNFEKPMNLLEIITKMTLRDIINNTKKPKDANQVQLMTLHSSKGLEFSSVFIIGMSEGILPNIKSITENNIEEERRLAYVGMTRAKKQLFLTYCQTRIKYGQKLYTVPSRFLYELPKEDLHWDQNILLTNSANNIQYNIKKINDLKQIIKIKK; translated from the coding sequence ATGCCTCTTAATTACATTCAAAAAAATGCTGTAGAATTTGTTAATGGTCCCTGTTTAATACTAGCAGGGGCTGGTTCAGGAAAAACAAAAGTAATTATTAATAAAATTATTTATTTAATCAAATATTGTCAATATCAACCTAATAATATTATTGCTTTAACTTTTACCAATAAAGCTGCTCATGAAATAAAACTACGTCTTTTAGAATATTTAAGTATATTTCAAATACAACAAATGATTATTTCAACGTTTCATTCATTTGGATTAAAAATTATTAAAAAAGAAATTGATTTTTTAGAATTAAATTCTAATTTTTCTTTATTCGATGAAAAAGATCAAATTGCATTATTAAAAAAAATTACTAATAAAAAAATTAAAAATGATACAAAATTATTAAAACATTTAATTTTTATGATTTCTTATTGGAAAAATAAATTTTATACACCTGAAGATGTACAATTATTAGTTAAATCTAATGAAGAAAAAGATTTTGCATATTTTTATAAAAAATATACTATTTATTTACGTGAATCAAATACATTAGATTTTGATGATTTGATTTGCATACCCACATTATTATTTAAAAAAAATCAAATTATAAAAAATCGTTGGCAAAAAAAAATTACATATTTATTGATCGATGAATATCAAGATACTAGTACTAGTCAATACGAATTAATAAAAACGCTAACTAATAAAAATTCTAATTTTACTTTAGTAGGAGATGATGACCAATCAATATATTCATGGAGAGGTGCTACAACTCAAAATATTTTTTTGTTACAAAAAGATTTTCCTAATTTAAAAATTATTAAAATGGAACAAAATTATCGTTCTTATGGAAGAATACTAAATGTTGCAAATAAACTGATTTCATGTAATCCAAACTATTTTAAAAAAAAATTATTTTCTAAATTAAAATATGGAAATAAAATTAAAATTATAATTGCTAAAAATGAAGAAAGTGAAGCAGAAAAAATAGCACAAAAAATAATTTGTCAATGTACTAAAGGTAAAATACAATATAAAGATTACGCTATATTATATCGAGGTAATTATCAATCTCAAATTCTTGAAAAAATTTTTTTAAAACGAAATATTCCTTATAACATTTCTAATAATTCATCATTTTTTTCACGTCCTGAAATTAAAGATTTATTAAGTTATCTACGATTAATTATTAATCATAATGATAATTATGCATTTATAAGAGTATTAAATACTCCATGTCGTCGCATAGGAATCACTACACTTAATAAAATAGAAGAACTTGCTATTAAAAAAAATACAAGTTTTTTTCAAATTAGTAGTGATCCAGAAATAAAAAAAATTTTAAGAGTTTCAACAGTCAATAAAATAACAAAATTTATTACTTGGATTAATGAAATCACTTTGTTATCTTTTTCTAAACCCTCTTGTATTTTAGATGTAATTATTAATGATATTCAATATGAATCATGGTTGTCTAAAAATTTAAAAGAATCTGATAAGATAAAAAACAGTGTGAATAATATTTATATGTTATCTAATTGGATAAAAAGTTTATTAAAAGGAAATAATTTTGAAAAACCTATGAATTTACTAGAAATTATTACAAAAATGACACTTCGTGATATAATTAACAATACAAAAAAACCTAAAGATGCTAATCAAGTACAATTAATGACATTACATTCATCTAAAGGATTAGAATTTTCTTCTGTTTTTATTATTGGTATGAGTGAAGGTATTTTACCAAATATCAAAAGCATTACTGAAAATAACATAGAAGAAGAACGTAGATTAGCTTATGTAGGAATGACTCGGGCAAAAAAACAACTATTTTTAACATACTGTCAAACAAGAATAAAATATGGTCAAAAATTATATACAGTACCGAGTAGATTTTTATATGAATTGCCTAAAGAAGATTTACATTGGGATCAAAATATTCTTTTAAC
- the ilvC gene encoding ketol-acid reductoisomerase, protein MNYFNKLCFRQKIKEIKKCRFMKRKEFNNENNILKNKKIVIIGCGSQGLNQGLNMRDSGLDIAFALKKTSILKKNKSWCNAKNHNFKVNSYENLIPYADLVINLTPDKQHKNVIQEVQKLMKPYSCLGYSHGFNIVECAEKIRKDITVIMVAPKCPGTEVREEFNRGFGVPTLIAVHSDNDPKKNGLDIAKAWAFSIGGHRAGVLESSFIAEVKSDLMGEQTILCGMLQTASLICYEKLIKDQNDPSYSGKLIQYGWETITESLKHGGITLMMDRLSNQSKIRAFKLSEKLKIMLTPLFQKHMDDIISGEFSNEMIKDWDNNDIKLLNWRSNIKEKSFEKSPIYLKKICEQEYYDHGTLMVAILKSGIELAFETMLKSGIKSESAYYESLHELPLIANTIARKKLYEMNMVISDTAEYGSYLFSDSAYPILKNFIMNLDKYDLGLSLPKTPIDNIELYKINEKIRNHPIEIIGYKLRNYMKEMKTISVAQ, encoded by the coding sequence ATGAACTATTTTAATAAACTATGTTTTCGTCAAAAAATTAAAGAAATTAAAAAATGTCGTTTTATGAAAAGAAAAGAATTTAATAATGAAAATAATATTTTAAAAAATAAAAAAATTGTTATTATAGGATGCGGATCACAAGGTTTAAACCAAGGTTTAAATATGAGGGATTCTGGATTAGATATTGCTTTTGCACTTAAAAAGACAAGTATTTTAAAAAAAAATAAATCTTGGTGTAATGCTAAAAATCATAACTTTAAAGTAAATAGTTACGAAAATTTAATTCCATACGCTGATTTAGTTATTAATTTAACACCTGATAAACAACATAAAAATGTAATTCAAGAAGTTCAAAAATTAATGAAACCTTATTCATGTTTAGGATATTCACATGGTTTTAATATTGTAGAATGTGCTGAAAAAATAAGAAAAGATATAACAGTTATTATGGTTGCACCAAAATGTCCAGGCACAGAAGTTAGAGAAGAATTTAACCGAGGTTTTGGAGTACCAACATTGATTGCTGTTCATTCTGATAATGATCCAAAAAAAAATGGTTTAGATATTGCTAAAGCATGGGCATTTTCAATAGGCGGTCATCGTGCTGGAGTTTTAGAATCTTCATTTATAGCAGAAGTCAAATCTGATTTAATGGGAGAACAAACAATTTTATGTGGAATGTTACAAACAGCATCATTAATATGTTATGAAAAATTAATTAAAGATCAAAATGATCCTAGCTATTCTGGAAAATTAATACAATATGGATGGGAAACGATAACTGAATCATTAAAACATGGAGGTATTACATTAATGATGGACCGACTTTCAAATCAATCTAAAATAAGAGCTTTTAAATTATCTGAAAAATTAAAAATAATGTTAACACCATTATTTCAGAAGCATATGGACGATATTATTTCAGGTGAATTTTCTAATGAAATGATAAAAGATTGGGATAATAATGACATAAAATTATTAAACTGGCGTAGCAATATAAAAGAAAAATCTTTTGAAAAATCTCCTATTTATTTAAAAAAAATATGTGAACAAGAATATTATGATCATGGCACATTAATGGTTGCAATATTAAAATCAGGAATTGAATTAGCTTTTGAAACGATGTTAAAATCAGGTATTAAAAGTGAATCAGCTTATTATGAGTCTTTACATGAATTACCATTAATTGCTAATACAATTGCAAGAAAAAAATTATATGAAATGAATATGGTTATTTCAGATACAGCTGAATATGGTAGTTATCTTTTTTCTGATTCGGCTTATCCTATTTTAAAAAATTTTATAATGAATCTTGATAAATATGATTTAGGATTATCATTACCTAAAACACCAATAGATAATATTGAATTATATAAAATTAACGAAAAAATAAGAAATCATCCAATTGAAATTATTGGGTACAAGTTAAGAAACTATATGAAAGAAATGAAAACCATTTCAGTAGCTCAATAA
- the ilvD gene encoding dihydroxy-acid dehydratase has protein sequence MPKYRSFTTTQGRNMSGARSLWRATGMTDEDFKKPIIAIVNSFSQFVPGHIHLQEVGKIISKEIFKSGGVPKEFNTIAIDDGIAMGHSGMLYSLPSRELIADSIEYVINAHCVDAMICVSNCDKITPAMFMAAMRLNIPSVFISGGPMEAGKIKIKQKIEKIDLVDSIIHGGNTKNSDEFIKNIELSSCPTCGSCSGMFTANSMNCLMEAIGLALPGNGTLLATHVDRKRLFKQAAKTIVKITKKYYENNNEQFLPRNIANKESFKNAMTLDIAMGGSTNTILHLLAAANEGDINFKMSNIDYLSKKTPHICKVAPSTKLYHVEDVHRAGGVMGILGELNRYNLLNNKTINILGLTLEKTLNDYDILCTKKSNIIKMFHAGPGGVRTVKPFSQNFRWNKLDKNRSTGCIRSCDNAYSKEGGLSVLYGNLAKNGCIIKTASINKENYIFSGIAKVYESQEEAVKSILEGKIIPGDVIVIRYEGPKGGPGMQEMLYPTTYLKSMNLDKECALITDGRFSGGTSGLSIGHVSPEAANQGIIALVQNGDNIQINIHQKKIHLNVTEQELKNRMIKEKLKGKKAFKPLNRKRKISLALKFYASCATSSDTGAIRDKNKLFNL, from the coding sequence ATGCCTAAATATCGTTCTTTTACAACCACTCAAGGAAGAAATATGTCTGGAGCTAGATCTTTATGGCGTGCTACAGGCATGACAGATGAAGATTTTAAAAAACCAATTATTGCAATAGTTAATTCATTTTCTCAATTTGTACCAGGTCATATTCATTTACAAGAAGTAGGTAAAATAATTTCAAAAGAAATATTTAAATCAGGTGGTGTTCCTAAAGAATTTAATACTATTGCAATAGATGATGGAATTGCCATGGGACATTCGGGAATGTTATATTCCCTTCCCTCTCGTGAACTAATTGCAGATTCTATAGAGTATGTAATTAACGCTCATTGTGTAGATGCAATGATATGTGTTTCGAATTGCGATAAAATTACACCTGCAATGTTTATGGCTGCAATGCGTTTAAATATACCTTCTGTTTTTATTTCAGGGGGGCCAATGGAAGCAGGAAAAATAAAAATAAAACAAAAAATAGAAAAAATTGATTTAGTTGATTCAATTATTCATGGAGGAAATACTAAAAATTCAGATGAATTTATTAAAAATATAGAATTATCGTCATGTCCTACCTGTGGATCTTGTTCAGGTATGTTTACTGCTAATTCTATGAATTGCTTAATGGAAGCAATTGGTTTAGCCTTGCCAGGAAATGGAACATTACTAGCTACTCATGTTGACCGAAAAAGATTATTTAAACAAGCAGCTAAAACAATAGTAAAAATCACAAAAAAATATTATGAAAATAATAACGAACAATTTTTACCTAGAAATATTGCAAATAAAGAATCTTTTAAAAATGCAATGACGTTAGATATTGCAATGGGTGGATCTACAAACACTATATTGCATTTATTAGCTGCTGCAAATGAAGGAGATATTAATTTTAAGATGTCTAACATTGATTATCTTTCAAAAAAAACTCCACATATTTGTAAAGTTGCTCCAAGTACAAAATTATATCATGTAGAAGATGTACACCGAGCCGGTGGTGTGATGGGTATATTAGGAGAACTAAATCGTTATAATTTATTAAATAATAAAACTATAAATATATTAGGATTAACTTTAGAAAAAACATTAAACGATTATGATATCTTATGTACTAAAAAAAGCAATATAATAAAAATGTTTCATGCAGGACCTGGAGGTGTTCGAACAGTAAAACCGTTTTCTCAAAATTTTAGATGGAATAAATTAGATAAAAACAGAAGTACAGGATGTATTCGATCTTGTGACAATGCTTATAGTAAAGAAGGTGGTTTATCTGTTTTATATGGAAATTTAGCGAAAAATGGCTGTATAATAAAGACTGCTAGTATAAATAAAGAAAATTATATTTTTTCTGGAATAGCAAAGGTATACGAAAGTCAAGAAGAAGCAGTTAAATCAATATTAGAAGGAAAAATTATCCCTGGCGATGTTATAGTAATTCGATACGAAGGTCCGAAGGGAGGACCTGGAATGCAAGAAATGTTATATCCTACAACATATTTAAAATCTATGAACTTAGATAAAGAATGTGCATTAATTACTGATGGTCGATTTTCTGGAGGTACATCAGGATTATCAATAGGACATGTTTCACCTGAAGCTGCAAATCAAGGAATTATAGCATTAGTTCAAAATGGAGATAATATTCAAATTAATATTCACCAAAAGAAAATTCATTTAAATGTTACTGAACAAGAACTGAAAAATCGAATGATAAAAGAAAAATTAAAAGGCAAAAAAGCTTTTAAACCGTTAAATCGGAAAAGAAAAATTTCTTTAGCATTAAAATTTTATGCTTCTTGTGCAACTAGTTCAGATACTGGTGCAATAAGAGATAAAAACAAATTATTCAATCTTTAA
- a CDS encoding IscS subfamily cysteine desulfurase yields the protein MKTPIYLDYAATTPVDFQVAKKMMNYLTIDGIFGNPASRSHKFGWEAEEIVDIARNQISDLIGADSREIIFTSGATESNNLAIKGIALFHKKKGNHIITSKTEHKSVLDACRYLESQGFSITYLTPKNNGIIDLNDLKKHIKKNTILVSIMHVNNETGIIQDINSISEICKSRDIFFHVDATQSIGKIDINIKNSFVDLMSFSAHKLYGPKGIGGLYIRRKPRVRLLASLHGGGHERGMRAGTLPVHQIVGMGEAFELARKKIKDDFIHLNNLRNDLWNGIKNIEEVYLNSDLKQGAPHILNVSFNYVEGESLIMSLKDLAISSGSACTSSSLEPSYVLRALGIKDELAHSSIRFSIGRFTTKEEIQHTIKLVHKSIFKLRELSPLWEMFKSGVDLNSIEWDHS from the coding sequence ATGAAAACTCCAATTTATTTAGATTATGCAGCTACTACTCCAGTAGATTTTCAAGTTGCTAAAAAAATGATGAATTATCTAACAATAGATGGAATATTTGGAAATCCAGCTTCTCGGTCGCATAAATTCGGTTGGGAAGCAGAAGAAATAGTTGATATTGCTCGAAATCAAATATCTGATTTAATTGGAGCGGATTCACGTGAAATCATATTTACTTCTGGTGCAACCGAATCAAATAATTTAGCTATTAAGGGTATTGCTTTATTTCATAAAAAAAAAGGGAATCATATTATTACAAGTAAAACTGAACATAAATCAGTATTAGATGCTTGTAGATATTTAGAAAGTCAAGGTTTTTCTATAACTTATTTAACTCCTAAAAATAATGGAATTATTGATTTAAACGATTTAAAAAAACACATAAAGAAAAATACTATACTTGTTTCTATAATGCATGTAAATAATGAAACTGGAATTATACAAGACATTAATAGTATTTCTGAAATTTGTAAATCTCGTGATATTTTTTTTCATGTAGATGCTACTCAAAGCATAGGTAAGATAGATATTAATATAAAGAATTCATTTGTAGATTTAATGTCTTTTTCAGCGCATAAATTATATGGACCAAAGGGTATTGGAGGGTTATATATTCGTCGTAAACCTCGTGTTCGTTTATTAGCATCTTTACATGGTGGGGGGCATGAAAGAGGTATGAGAGCTGGAACTTTACCGGTACATCAAATTGTTGGAATGGGAGAAGCATTTGAATTAGCACGAAAAAAAATAAAAGATGATTTTATTCATTTAAATAATTTAAGAAATGATTTATGGAATGGAATTAAAAACATTGAAGAAGTATATTTGAATAGTGATTTAAAACAGGGAGCACCTCATATTTTAAATGTTAGTTTTAATTATGTTGAAGGTGAATCATTAATTATGTCACTTAAAGATTTAGCAATTTCTTCGGGTTCAGCATGTACTTCATCTAGTTTAGAACCTTCTTATGTATTAAGAGCATTAGGAATAAAAGATGAATTAGCACATAGTTCTATTCGTTTTTCTATTGGTAGATTTACAACAAAAGAAGAAATTCAACATACAATCAAATTAGTTCATAAATCTATTTTTAAACTTCGGGAACTGTCACCATTATGGGAAATGTTTAAATCAGGAGTTGATTTAAATAGTATAGAATGGGATCATAGTTAA
- the iscU gene encoding Fe-S cluster assembly scaffold IscU: MAYSKKVMDHYENPRNVGSFSNLDINVGSGLVGAPACGDVMKLQIKVNSKGIIEDACFKTYGCGSAIASSSLVTEWIKGKSIKEAESIKNTSIVEELELPPVKIHCSILAEDAIKAAIADYKNKKNRE; encoded by the coding sequence ATGGCATATAGTAAAAAAGTTATGGATCATTATGAAAATCCTCGTAACGTTGGTTCATTTTCTAATTTAGATATTAATGTTGGTAGTGGATTAGTTGGAGCACCTGCTTGTGGTGATGTAATGAAATTACAAATCAAAGTTAATTCAAAAGGTATTATTGAAGATGCTTGTTTTAAAACATATGGTTGCGGTTCTGCAATCGCTTCTAGTTCACTCGTAACAGAATGGATAAAAGGAAAATCAATTAAAGAAGCAGAATCCATTAAAAATACAAGTATTGTAGAAGAATTAGAATTGCCTCCAGTAAAAATTCATTGTTCTATTTTAGCAGAAGATGCTATTAAAGCTGC